In the bacterium genome, one interval contains:
- the kdsA gene encoding 3-deoxy-8-phosphooctulonate synthase has protein sequence MRTIQVGNARIGGGEGFALIAGPCVIESEQLTLECAAAVKAAAEAAGIPAVFKASFDKANRSSAHSPRGPGIAEGLRILAAVREATGLPVLSDVHTIDEVEMAAEVLDVLQIPAFLSRQTDLIQAAGRTGKPVNVKKGQFLAPEDMVNVVRKLLDVGCEQILLTERGTSFGYRTLISDMRGLVVMRESGFPIVFDATHSVQSPGGLGERSGGDRAMVAPLARAAAAVGVDAFFIECHPRPDEALSDGPNMIAMDDLLPLLRTLLAIDAARRGG, from the coding sequence ATGAGGACAATTCAGGTTGGTAATGCCCGCATCGGCGGGGGGGAGGGTTTCGCCCTGATCGCCGGCCCGTGCGTGATCGAGAGCGAGCAGTTGACGCTCGAGTGCGCGGCCGCGGTCAAGGCCGCCGCGGAAGCGGCCGGTATCCCTGCGGTATTCAAGGCGTCCTTCGACAAGGCCAACCGGAGTTCCGCACATTCCCCCCGCGGGCCGGGCATCGCCGAGGGCCTGAGGATTCTCGCCGCCGTCCGGGAGGCCACCGGGCTTCCGGTCCTCTCGGATGTGCACACGATCGATGAGGTCGAAATGGCCGCCGAGGTCCTGGACGTTCTCCAGATTCCCGCCTTTCTCTCCCGCCAGACGGATCTGATACAGGCCGCGGGCCGGACCGGGAAGCCGGTGAACGTGAAGAAAGGACAGTTCCTCGCCCCCGAGGACATGGTGAACGTGGTGCGTAAGCTCCTCGATGTCGGCTGCGAGCAGATCCTCCTCACCGAGCGGGGCACCTCGTTCGGCTACCGGACGCTGATCTCGGACATGCGGGGGCTTGTCGTGATGCGGGAGAGCGGCTTCCCCATTGTCTTCGACGCCACCCACAGCGTGCAGTCGCCCGGCGGCCTTGGCGAGCGCAGCGGCGGGGATCGGGCCATGGTGGCGCCGCTGGCGCGGGCCGCGGCGGCGGTCGGGGTGGATGCCTTTTTCATCGAATGCCACCCGCGGCCCGATGAGGCGCTCTCCGATGGCCC